The DNA region CATCACGCGCACGGTCGGGTACTGTACCGTCGCTCCCGCAGCTTATGACGGAGGTATCATCGAATATGACTTTTCCTTCAGTACAGGCAGTCCGCAGCGCTTCTATCATCGGCCACGCCCATGCCGACGCACTGTCCTCGGTGAGGAAAAGGATGCGCTTGTGCGAACGAAGCATGATGGTCGCTGCTTTATGAACGCTCGCCCGTGCATCGGTAGCCACACTATTCATGTCCGTGTCGGCAGGCGCATGAACCATGTGCGGGAACTGCTCGGAGGCGAGCGCTTGTATGATATCCTCCATGCCCGAGCTTGAGAATATGAGCACGCCGCCGCCCTCGGCTACTATCTTCTTCACTTTCTGCGAGAGCGTATCCTCATTGCGCACAAGCGTTATCGACACTGAACGCTCGGCAGCCCCCGGGGCACCGATGACGCCGTCCATGATGCCGTAGAATTTATGCCTAAGCGTGATCGAGGCTGATGAGCGGAAGAAGTTCTCATTGACGAGCACCTGCACGCGCATGACCGAAGCCTCGCTTTTGTGCATGAGCACGGTGCCACGCCCGCGTATGCGCCGGGCGAAACCTTCACGTTCGAGGAGATCGAGCGCCTTGCGCGCTGTATCGCGGCTCACATCGAATTCTTCCATTATCGATGTCTCGCTCACATTCACATCGCCGCTGTCCGCACGGGAGGTAAGGGATTCAAAGATCGTACGGTATGCTGGCGCAGCATTCTTCTTTTTCGCATGCGGTGTTCTCATCGATGCTCTCCCGCCGGGCGCGTATGGATGCCGTTCTCATCGGCCTCCACCGGTATCGGATCGGATACCGTATCTTTCTTGTCGCTGCACGTACCCATGAGATATATCCCGCCTTTCCACGCGACGATCTGTCCTGCATAGACCGGCGATGGTGACCGTTCTATCATGCCGCAGAAGCGGTACGGACCGAACGGGGAATCCGACACCATCGCGTATGTCCCCGATCGGAGATCGCGTTCACTTATTTTTGAACGCCATGCCGGCGCAATGAGGTGTCGATGCGTCGAGAATATGAGATACCATCGTCCGCTGAGCATGATGATGGATGGGCATTCAAGCTCCTCCGCGAACGGCTCGATCTCGAGTGGCGGAAGTACTTCCCAGGAGATCATATCACTCGTCCGTGCGACCCCGACGCTTCCCCGTGATGCAGTGTCGCCGTCATGTTTTCGCGCGCACACAACGTGATAGACCGCTCCATCTGCTGTGAACATCGCGGGATCGCGCCAATGCATGAACGGACGCTGGCCGCTCGTGGTTCGTTCATAGTAGCGTTCGTCAACTTCGGTAACTGGATTACCCGCATGCTTTTCCCATACATGCAGATCGTCGGAAACCGCGAGGCCGACACGCTGTATCGTCGATTCCTCATTGCGCGGATGACCGGTATAGGCCATCCAGAATCGGTCTTTATAACGGATGATCGACCCGGTGGCAAGATGATGACCGTCCCAATCGCCCGGCCCCGCTCTGAGAACGATGCCTTCATACGTCCATGACCGCAGATCTCCGCTCACCGCATGACCGATATCCCAATTCATATGCCGCGCGGCAGGCGGATTATCGCTCGATGCGGTCAGGAAAAAACAATGCGCGCGCGCGCCATCGATGAAGAACCACGGGTCGCCGATCCATTGTCCTGGTATGCTCAGCAACGCTATTTCCCCAAAGCCGCTATCGTCTCAAGCACGGTCCTGTGCGCCGATGCGAACGCGCCGGTATCCTTTGTCTGCGATATGATGACATCGACCGTGTTCTTGAGCACCTTTTCCGCGGAAACGGCAGCCGCTTCTTTTCCCGCTCGGCGAGCTTTGACTATTGATTCCTTGAGGAGCCAGAGATATGCGTATTCTTCCACGCCGTCGCGCCAGGCTTCCCAGCGGCGGCTCGGTATCTGAACCTCTTTTTTCGTCACATGCGCCGGTGCGGTCGCTGCATCGTAAATGATGGAAAAGTCGATGCGTGCGCCGTCAAAATCCGTCCATGCGCTGTTCTCTCCTTTCGTCCAGCCGGTATCC from Spirochaetota bacterium includes:
- a CDS encoding substrate-binding domain-containing protein, with product MRTPHAKKKNAAPAYRTIFESLTSRADSGDVNVSETSIMEEFDVSRDTARKALDLLEREGFARRIRGRGTVLMHKSEASVMRVQVLVNENFFRSSASITLRHKFYGIMDGVIGAPGAAERSVSITLVRNEDTLSQKVKKIVAEGGGVLIFSSSGMEDIIQALASEQFPHMVHAPADTDMNSVATDARASVHKAATIMLRSHKRILFLTEDSASAWAWPMIEALRTACTEGKVIFDDTSVISCGSDGTVPDRARDAIASNAYDGVIVSTSELARAVQPTIMHRTPKEISFLSCEDHPDLARMTPAVSAIRVPYADIGRSLVTELAAQIRFGYRPGMRIILPEELIIRDTL